From a single Glycine soja cultivar W05 chromosome 19, ASM419377v2, whole genome shotgun sequence genomic region:
- the LOC114398023 gene encoding WRKY transcription factor 44-like, translating to MHIKEAERVVIAKPVASRPTCSTFKSFSELLAGAINASPAIPSSQTTVSAIRPKTVRFKPAMNQPPSGFVFSQADTFGAALDNSSEMSPKLDTKQSLIYKPTAKLVSKTTVSLLANMGNCSTSRQQTQQPMEANFQHSIHEKFRTNTSSNLDQSITPQTEINYQSSEPSKMVQQNIEEDQKVLTSSVNCDRPSYDGYNWRKYGQKQVKGSEYPRSYYKCTHPNCPVKKKVERSFDGNIAEIVYKGEHNHSKPQLHKRNSAAGTQGSGVVSDGIVQDMWSNSHSERNEGNEVRIENTGLSMHSDYYVKVPRPNDSALNVGATNAGGVSTENSCGLSGECEEGSKGFEAQEDEPRYKRRKNENQSNEAALSEEGLVEPRIVMQSFMDSEILGDGFRWRKYGQKVVKGNPYPRSYYRCTNIKCNVRKHVERAIDDPRSFVTTYEGKHNHEMPLKNTGTVASERDSQASLSKDKA from the exons ATGCATATCAAGGAAGCAGAAAGGGTGGTCATTGCCAAACCAGTTGCATCAAGGCCAACTTGTTCTACTTTCAAATCTTTCTCAGAGCTCCTAGCAGGTGCAATCAATGCTTCTCCCGCTATTCCATCTTCTCAAACAACAGTTTCTGCCATTAGACCAAAGACAGTGAGGTTCAAGCCAGCAATGAATCAACCCCCTTCTGGGTTTGTTTTTTCTCAG GCTGATACTTTTGGAGCTGCACTTGATAATTCCTCTGAGATGAGTCCTAAACTTGACACCAAACAGTCCCTCATATACAAGCCAACGGCAAAACTCGTATCAAAGACAACTGTGTCTCTTTTGGCAAATATG GGAAATTGCAGTACTAGTCGGCAACAAACACAGCAACCAATGGAGGCCAATTTTCAACATTCCATCCATGAAAAATTTAGAACCAACACGAGCTCAAATCTTGATCAGAGTATTACCCCGCAAACAGAAATAAATTATCAGAGCAGTGAACCTAGTAAGATGGTGCAGCAGAACATAGAGGAGGACCAAAAAGTTTTAACATCCTCAGTCAATTGTGATCGACCTTCTTATGATGGTTACAACTGGAGAAAATATGGTCAAAAGCAAGTAAAAGGGAGCGAGTACCCGCGAAGTTACTACAAGTGCACACATCCTAATTGTCCAGTGAAAAAGAAGGTTGAAAGATCATTTGATGGGAATATTGCAGAAATTGTTTATAAAGGTGAACACAATCATTCGAAGCCACAGCTTCACAAGCGAAACTCAGCAGCAGGGACACAAGGATCAGGGGTTGTGTCTGATGGAATAGTTCAAGATATGTGGAGTAATAGTCACAGTGAGAGGAATGAAGGCAATGAAGTTAGAATTGAGAACACAGGACTGTCTATGCATTCAGATTATTATGTCAAAGTTCCACGGCCTAATGATTCTGCTCTAAATGTTGGTGCAACTAATGCTGGTGGAGTAAGCACGGAAAACTCGTGTGGTCTAAGTGGGGAATGTGAGGAAGGAAGCAAGGGATTTGAGGCACAGGAAGATGAACCCAGATATAAAAGAAG GAAAAATGAGAATCAATCCAATGAAGCAGCACTATCAGAGGAAGGATTAGTAGAGCCACGGATTGTGATGCAAAGTTTTATGGATTCTGAAATACTTGGAGATGGCTTTCGCTGGAGGAAATATGGGCAGAAGGTGGTGAAGGGCAATCCATATCCCAG AAGTTACTATAGATGTACTAATATCAAATGTAACGTTCGCAAACATGTGGAGAGAGCCATAGATGACCCAAGATCGTTTGTGACTACATATGAGGGAAAGCACAATCATGAGATGCCACTCAAGAACACAGGAACTGTAGCATCTGAAAGAGATTCACAGGCTTCTCTTAGTAAAGATAAAGCATGA